In Nitrosophilus labii, the following proteins share a genomic window:
- a CDS encoding Uma2 family endonuclease, translating into MEAKKLENYSYEDYLQIDKTTKERVELIFGKIYMMAGASAKHQDVVLNIAMLIKALNKCKPRVAPYDLKLICDFGGKDSINIVQPDIMIFCEDRDTPCAIFEVLSPSTAQKDKKEKFSLYECSGIEEYYIVEPEYRSVEKFILDNGSYKFGGNYVLSDKMFIECIGQEVEIEKFFEGIEE; encoded by the coding sequence ATGGAAGCAAAAAAACTTGAAAATTATAGTTATGAAGATTATCTGCAAATAGATAAAACTACAAAAGAGAGAGTAGAACTTATTTTTGGAAAAATTTATATGATGGCTGGGGCAAGCGCAAAACATCAGGATGTTGTATTAAATATTGCAATGCTTATAAAAGCTTTAAATAAATGCAAACCAAGAGTTGCTCCGTATGATTTAAAGTTAATTTGCGATTTTGGAGGCAAAGATAGTATCAATATAGTTCAGCCGGATATTATGATTTTTTGCGAAGATAGAGATACTCCCTGCGCGATCTTTGAAGTTTTAAGTCCATCAACCGCCCAAAAAGATAAAAAAGAAAAATTTAGCCTATATGAGTGTTCCGGTATCGAAGAGTATTATATAGTTGAGCCCGAATATAGAAGTGTTGAAAAGTTTATACTAGATAACGGTAGTTATAAATTTGGCGGAAATTATGTATTAAGCGATAAAATGTTTATTGAGTGTATAGGCCAAGAAGTTGAGATTGAGAAGTTTTTTGAAGGGATTGAGGAGTGA
- a CDS encoding dehypoxanthine futalosine cyclase: MRLSKKEALELIREADLRELGEMALAKKRELHPKKITTFIVDRNINYTNVCWVDCDFCAFYKHAKDDGSYILSYEEIDKKIDELIEIGGTQILFQGGVHPKLKIDYYERLVEHIHKKYPQITIHGFSAVEIDFISKVSRISYEETLQRLKEKGLSSIPGAGAEILSDRVRDIISPKKLSSKEWLDIHKTAHKIGMKTTATMMYGTVETDEEIVEHWEKIRELQDETGGFRAFIMWSFQPYNTKLQKDDIVKHKTSSNRYLRLLAVSRLFLDNFKNIQSSWVTQGSYIGQLALLFGANDLGSTMMEENVVKAAGAQNRMNQEEMIKLIKDVGEIPAKRNTAYEILEMFD; this comes from the coding sequence GTGAGGTTAAGTAAAAAAGAGGCGTTAGAACTTATAAGAGAAGCCGACTTAAGAGAGCTTGGCGAAATGGCATTGGCTAAAAAAAGGGAGCTTCATCCTAAAAAGATAACAACTTTCATAGTAGATAGAAATATAAACTATACAAACGTATGCTGGGTTGATTGTGATTTTTGCGCTTTTTACAAACACGCAAAAGATGATGGTAGTTATATACTTAGTTATGAAGAGATCGATAAAAAGATAGATGAGCTTATAGAAATAGGTGGAACGCAGATTCTGTTTCAAGGAGGAGTCCATCCGAAGTTAAAGATTGACTACTACGAGAGATTAGTGGAGCATATTCATAAAAAATATCCGCAAATAACCATACACGGTTTCAGTGCGGTAGAGATAGATTTTATCTCCAAAGTAAGTCGTATAAGTTATGAAGAGACTCTGCAAAGATTAAAAGAAAAAGGTCTAAGCTCCATTCCGGGAGCGGGTGCGGAGATTTTAAGTGACAGGGTCAGAGATATCATAAGTCCTAAAAAGCTAAGTTCTAAAGAGTGGCTGGATATTCACAAAACAGCGCATAAGATCGGTATGAAGACAACCGCTACGATGATGTACGGTACAGTAGAGACCGATGAAGAGATAGTTGAGCATTGGGAAAAGATAAGGGAACTTCAAGATGAAACTGGAGGGTTTAGAGCTTTTATAATGTGGTCTTTTCAACCGTATAATACGAAGCTTCAAAAAGATGACATCGTAAAACATAAAACCTCTTCAAATAGATATCTAAGACTTTTAGCTGTAAGTCGTCTATTTTTGGATAATTTTAAAAATATTCAAAGCTCTTGGGTAACGCAAGGAAGCTATATAGGTCAGCTTGCACTCCTTTTTGGGGCTAATGATCTCGGTTCTACTATGATGGAAGAGAACGTTGTCAAAGCGGCCGGAGCTCAAAATAGGATGAATCAAGAGGAGATGATAAAACTCATTAAGGATGTAGGAGAGATACCGGCAAAACGAAATACGGCTTATGAGATATTGGAGATGTTTGATTGA